One Nocardioides luti DNA window includes the following coding sequences:
- a CDS encoding D-arabinono-1,4-lactone oxidase yields the protein MDGRVDEWRNWAGLEATRPTRVEQPTSTAAVVAAVERARAERTTLKMVGTGHSFTGISAPEHTMLRPGGLAGIVAVDRDAMTVTALAGTRLRDLNTGLEGLGLSLHNMGDIDEQTLAGAISTGTHGTGGVAAGLAAQVAGFELVTGTGEVLRATASENPDVLDLARVGLGALGVLTSITFRVEPLFVLEATETPMSWDEALDGFDERVAQHHHVDTYWFPHTGRMLTKTNDRLDIGLDEAEPLSRVRAWWDDEFLSNTVFGAANRVTNRFPASIPRFNQVSSRLLGARTYSDVAHRVFTSPRGVVFREMEYALPREAGLTALREARRAFDASGLRITFPVEIRTAPADDVALSTSGGRDSFYLAFHTHHRSDWAEHTAYLSLMEAVMRDHDGRPHWGKLHTMTADDLAPAYPRFADFLALRDRLDPDRVFANAYLRRVLGD from the coding sequence GTGGACGGACGCGTGGACGAGTGGCGCAACTGGGCGGGCCTCGAGGCGACCCGCCCGACCCGGGTGGAGCAGCCGACCAGCACGGCCGCAGTCGTGGCCGCGGTGGAGCGGGCCCGGGCCGAGCGGACCACGCTGAAGATGGTCGGCACCGGCCACAGCTTCACCGGCATCTCCGCGCCCGAGCACACGATGCTGCGGCCGGGCGGGCTCGCCGGGATCGTTGCCGTCGACCGCGACGCGATGACGGTCACGGCGCTCGCCGGCACCCGCCTGCGCGACCTCAACACCGGCCTCGAGGGGCTCGGCCTGAGCCTGCACAACATGGGCGACATCGACGAGCAGACCCTCGCCGGCGCGATCTCGACCGGCACCCACGGCACCGGCGGCGTCGCGGCCGGGCTGGCCGCCCAGGTCGCCGGGTTCGAGCTGGTCACGGGCACCGGCGAGGTGCTCCGCGCGACGGCGTCCGAGAACCCGGACGTGCTCGACCTGGCCCGGGTCGGCCTCGGCGCGCTCGGCGTCCTCACCTCGATCACGTTCCGCGTCGAGCCGCTCTTCGTGCTCGAGGCGACCGAGACCCCGATGTCCTGGGACGAGGCACTGGACGGGTTCGACGAGCGGGTCGCGCAGCACCACCACGTCGACACCTACTGGTTCCCCCACACCGGCCGGATGCTCACCAAGACCAACGACCGCCTCGACATCGGGCTCGACGAGGCCGAGCCGCTGTCCCGGGTCCGTGCGTGGTGGGACGACGAGTTCCTCAGCAACACGGTCTTCGGCGCGGCGAACCGCGTCACCAACCGCTTCCCCGCCTCGATCCCCCGCTTCAACCAGGTCAGCAGCCGCCTGCTCGGCGCCCGGACCTACAGCGACGTGGCCCACCGCGTCTTCACCTCGCCGCGCGGCGTCGTCTTCCGGGAGATGGAGTACGCCCTCCCGCGCGAGGCCGGCCTGACCGCGCTGCGCGAGGCCCGGCGCGCCTTCGACGCCTCTGGGCTGCGCATCACCTTCCCCGTCGAGATCCGCACCGCCCCCGCGGACGACGTCGCGCTGTCGACCTCCGGCGGCCGCGACTCCTTCTACCTCGCCTTCCACACGCACCACCGCTCCGACTGGGCCGAGCACACGGCGTACCTCTCCCTCATGGAGGCCGTCATGCGCGACCACGACGGCCGCCCGCACTGGGGCAAGCTGCACACGATGACCGCGGACGACCTCGCCCCGGCCTACCCCCGCTTCGCCGACTTCCTCGCCCTGCGCGACCGCCTCGACCCCGACCGGGTCTTCGCGAACGCCTACCTGCGGAGGGTGCTCGGCGACTGA
- the sepH gene encoding septation protein SepH translates to MAHLTLAGVSDDGKRLLLVDEAGAEFTVDIDPRLRTALRGDARRLENQMDSALRPRDIQARIRAGETPEAVAEAAQTSVDRIMAFAAPVLAERQHVADRAQRSSVRRRAGDGAGGARTLGDAVTAHLRSLNVDPDSVEWDAWRREDGRWALTGDFAATKRSGSGHFTYDAPGNYVTADNDDARWLLGEATAEPQDATAPGGEAAADEPRDDLRSARQRRLTSAVDEELPLGDDAIEMVTGDAAPAAPAPAVDDLGGDQPLEAFLDDQPPAASVAEPAADVRDEAADAAARDDEHVDGPADDEPPARRPVKKRGGRASVPSWDEIMFGGGKND, encoded by the coding sequence ATGGCGCACCTCACGCTCGCCGGAGTGAGCGACGACGGGAAGCGCCTGCTCCTGGTGGACGAGGCAGGGGCCGAGTTCACCGTCGACATCGACCCGCGACTTCGGACCGCCCTGCGCGGGGACGCCCGCCGATTGGAGAACCAGATGGACAGCGCACTCCGTCCTCGCGACATCCAGGCCCGGATCCGGGCCGGGGAGACGCCCGAGGCCGTGGCCGAGGCAGCGCAGACGAGCGTCGACCGGATCATGGCGTTCGCCGCCCCGGTCCTGGCCGAGCGCCAGCACGTCGCCGACCGCGCCCAGCGCTCGTCCGTACGCCGTCGCGCCGGTGACGGCGCCGGTGGCGCCCGCACCCTCGGGGACGCGGTCACCGCGCACCTGCGCTCGCTGAACGTCGACCCCGACAGCGTCGAGTGGGACGCCTGGCGTCGCGAGGACGGCCGCTGGGCGCTGACCGGCGACTTCGCCGCCACCAAGCGCAGCGGCTCGGGCCACTTCACCTACGACGCCCCCGGCAACTACGTCACCGCGGACAACGACGACGCCCGCTGGCTGCTGGGCGAGGCGACGGCCGAGCCCCAGGACGCGACCGCACCCGGCGGCGAGGCCGCCGCCGACGAGCCGCGCGACGACCTGCGCAGCGCCCGCCAGCGCCGCCTCACCTCCGCGGTCGACGAGGAGCTCCCGCTCGGCGACGACGCGATCGAGATGGTCACCGGGGACGCCGCTCCCGCGGCCCCCGCACCGGCCGTCGACGACCTGGGCGGCGACCAGCCGCTCGAGGCGTTCCTCGACGACCAGCCCCCGGCCGCGTCGGTGGCCGAGCCCGCCGCCGACGTCCGCGACGAGGCGGCCGACGCCGCCGCCCGCGACGACGAGCACGTCGACGGTCCCGCCGACGACGAGCCGCCGGCCCGCCGCCCGGTCAAGAAGCGTGGCGGCCGCGCCTCGGTCCCGAGCTGGGACGAGATCATGTTCGGCGGCGGCAAGAACGACTGA
- a CDS encoding SDR family oxidoreductase — translation MSYFVTGATGFIGRHLVQELIDHRDGEIFVLVRKGSLPRMEALIKRWGSDRVIPVTGDLSKPGLGVAKRWIADHSGSIDHFFHLAAIYDMTADDETNETMNVGGTRNAVALADSLRAGCFHQVSSVAAAGEYAGTFDESMFAEGQHLPSPYHRTKYESERIVREECTVPWRVYRPAIVVGDSQTGAMDKVDGPYYFFPLMKLMRDNLPAWLPLVGVDLGDTNVVPVDYVAKAMDHLAHLPDRDGEAFHLVNPEPQPVVDMINAFCAAAGAPQFATPIDRRLSQSLPFSLVPRGLRPSSIVSGLVRNGAVQSVLDQVTGRIGVPAEVLAHVNFTAVFDSRRTEKALAGSGLGVPDLESYARTLWGYWEENLDEATGRDTATREALTGKYVVITGASSGIGQVTALKVAQAGGIPVLVARGKDKLEDTRQIIELRGGTAHVYPCDLSDLEAIDALCEQIAAELPSVDYVINNAGRSIRRSLKLSHDRFHDFERTMQLNYFGAIRLVMGLLPKMREQRRGHIVNISSIGVQTNPPRFSAYVASKSALDSWSNVVASELVGDGITFTGIHMPLVRTPMIAPTKIYDKFPTISPAQAADTVIRAMVERPHEINTALGNAGAIAHTMAPKLTFRLLNMAYHVFPDSAAAKGDGGTRESEQIMLAKVFKGIHW, via the coding sequence ATGTCGTACTTCGTGACCGGCGCCACGGGCTTCATCGGCCGTCATCTCGTCCAGGAGCTCATCGACCACCGCGACGGCGAGATCTTCGTGCTGGTCCGCAAGGGCTCGCTGCCCCGCATGGAGGCGCTCATCAAGCGCTGGGGCTCGGACCGGGTGATCCCCGTGACCGGGGACCTCTCCAAGCCCGGCCTCGGCGTCGCGAAGCGCTGGATCGCCGACCACAGCGGTTCGATCGACCACTTCTTCCACCTCGCCGCGATCTACGACATGACCGCGGACGACGAGACCAACGAGACGATGAACGTCGGCGGCACCCGGAACGCCGTCGCGCTGGCCGACTCGCTGCGCGCGGGCTGCTTCCACCAGGTCTCCTCCGTCGCGGCCGCGGGCGAGTACGCCGGCACCTTCGACGAGTCGATGTTCGCCGAGGGCCAGCACCTGCCCTCGCCGTACCACCGCACGAAGTACGAGTCCGAGCGCATCGTGCGCGAGGAGTGCACGGTGCCGTGGCGCGTGTACCGCCCCGCGATCGTGGTCGGCGACTCGCAGACCGGCGCCATGGACAAGGTCGACGGGCCGTACTACTTCTTCCCGCTGATGAAGCTGATGCGCGACAACCTCCCGGCCTGGCTGCCTCTGGTCGGGGTCGACCTCGGCGACACCAACGTCGTGCCCGTCGACTACGTCGCCAAGGCGATGGACCACCTCGCCCACCTGCCCGACCGCGACGGCGAGGCCTTCCACCTCGTCAACCCGGAGCCGCAGCCGGTCGTCGACATGATCAACGCCTTCTGCGCGGCCGCCGGCGCCCCGCAGTTCGCCACCCCGATCGACCGCCGCCTCTCGCAGTCGCTGCCGTTCTCACTGGTCCCGCGCGGCCTGCGGCCCTCCTCGATCGTCTCCGGGCTGGTCCGCAACGGCGCCGTGCAGTCCGTGCTCGACCAGGTCACCGGCCGGATCGGCGTGCCCGCCGAGGTGCTGGCCCACGTGAACTTCACCGCCGTCTTCGACTCCCGCCGCACCGAGAAGGCACTGGCCGGCTCCGGCCTCGGCGTGCCCGACCTCGAGAGCTACGCCCGCACGCTGTGGGGCTACTGGGAGGAGAACCTCGACGAGGCCACCGGCCGCGACACCGCCACCCGCGAGGCGCTCACCGGGAAGTACGTCGTCATCACCGGCGCCTCCTCCGGCATCGGCCAGGTCACCGCCCTCAAGGTCGCCCAGGCCGGCGGCATCCCCGTCCTGGTCGCGCGCGGCAAGGACAAGCTCGAGGACACCCGCCAGATCATCGAGCTGCGCGGCGGCACCGCCCACGTCTACCCGTGCGACCTCTCCGACCTCGAGGCCATCGACGCGCTCTGCGAGCAGATCGCGGCCGAGCTGCCGTCGGTCGACTACGTCATCAACAACGCCGGCCGCTCGATCCGCCGCTCGCTGAAGCTCAGCCACGACCGCTTCCACGACTTCGAGCGCACCATGCAGCTCAACTACTTCGGCGCGATCCGCCTCGTCATGGGGCTGCTGCCAAAGATGCGCGAGCAGCGTCGCGGCCACATCGTGAACATCAGCTCGATCGGCGTGCAGACCAACCCGCCGCGGTTCTCCGCGTACGTCGCGTCCAAGTCGGCCCTCGACTCGTGGAGCAACGTCGTGGCGTCCGAGCTGGTCGGCGACGGCATCACCTTCACCGGCATCCACATGCCGCTCGTGCGGACGCCGATGATCGCCCCCACCAAGATCTACGACAAGTTCCCCACCATCTCCCCCGCGCAGGCAGCCGACACCGTGATCCGTGCGATGGTCGAGCGCCCGCACGAGATCAACACCGCCTTGGGCAACGCCGGCGCGATCGCCCACACGATGGCGCCCAAGCTGACCTTCCGGCTGCTCAACATGGCCTACCACGTGTTCCCGGACTCGGCCGCGGCCAAGGGCGACGGCGGCACCCGCGAGTCCGAGCAGATCATGCTGGCGAAGGTCTTCAAGGGCATCCACTGGTGA
- a CDS encoding SigE family RNA polymerase sigma factor — MGTRERDRAEFGEFVVARSAALHRAAYLMVGDVALAQDLVQEALTKTYVAWPRLRDKANAEAYTRKAITTTAISWFRRKGWNNEKATGALPEAGARRHDDHADGVAQSAWLWECLLRLPVRQRAAVVLRYYEDLTEAQTAEAMGCAVGTVKSQVSAALVKLREQLGDDPDLLPLQDLVVNR; from the coding sequence ATGGGCACTCGGGAACGTGACCGTGCGGAGTTCGGGGAGTTCGTGGTCGCCCGCTCCGCGGCCCTCCACCGCGCGGCGTACCTCATGGTCGGCGACGTCGCGCTGGCCCAGGACCTCGTGCAGGAGGCCCTCACCAAGACGTACGTCGCGTGGCCACGGCTCCGCGACAAGGCCAACGCCGAGGCGTACACGCGCAAGGCGATCACGACGACCGCGATCTCGTGGTTCCGCCGCAAGGGCTGGAACAACGAGAAGGCCACCGGCGCCCTGCCCGAGGCCGGCGCCCGTCGCCACGACGACCACGCCGACGGGGTGGCCCAGAGCGCCTGGCTGTGGGAGTGCCTGCTCCGGCTGCCCGTCCGGCAACGCGCGGCCGTGGTGCTGCGCTACTACGAGGACCTCACCGAGGCGCAGACCGCCGAGGCCATGGGGTGCGCCGTCGGCACCGTCAAGAGCCAGGTGTCCGCGGCCCTCGTCAAGCTCCGCGAGCAGCTCGGGGACGACCCCGACCTGCTCCCCCTTCAGGACCTGGTGGTGAACCGATGA
- a CDS encoding alkaline phosphatase family protein, producing the protein MTLGGPVSFVEPDYRHRSLGDVVPAVAAALGQPIEDGPPALVLPDAAAYVVFLIDGLGARLLERHADYAPYLSDLLAAQQPGTAGVPSTTATSLTSLGTGLSPGAHGLVGFTSRVPGTNDLLNALAWDRDVDPLAWQPHPTAFARLRARGVSMTVVNKREFAGSGLTRAAHRGAEYVGADKVGERIAAALLASSDRPALTYLYDGDLDWTGHRYGVHSHQWLQQLSMIDAEAEQLREALPPDVRLMVVADHGMVDSPLDRRVDVDEHLELRDGVALLGGEARFRHLYCRRGAVDDVAATWRAFLGDRADVLTRQEAIARGWFGPVDAGVLPRLGDVMVACHDDTAVMSSTDFAYEATLVGLHGSLTADEMMIPLIVD; encoded by the coding sequence TTGACCCTCGGCGGTCCCGTCTCCTTCGTGGAGCCGGACTACCGGCACCGCTCGCTCGGCGACGTGGTGCCCGCGGTCGCGGCCGCCCTCGGCCAGCCGATCGAGGACGGTCCGCCCGCCCTCGTGCTGCCCGACGCGGCGGCGTACGTCGTCTTCCTCATCGACGGGCTGGGCGCCCGGCTGCTTGAGCGGCACGCCGACTACGCGCCGTACCTCTCCGACCTGCTGGCCGCCCAGCAGCCCGGCACCGCCGGGGTCCCGTCGACCACCGCGACCAGCCTGACCTCGCTCGGCACCGGCCTGTCGCCGGGCGCGCACGGGCTGGTCGGCTTCACCTCCCGGGTGCCGGGCACGAACGACCTCCTCAACGCCCTGGCGTGGGACCGCGACGTGGACCCGCTGGCCTGGCAGCCGCACCCGACCGCCTTCGCGCGGCTGCGGGCGCGTGGCGTGTCGATGACCGTGGTGAACAAGCGCGAGTTCGCCGGCAGCGGGCTGACCCGCGCCGCGCACCGGGGGGCGGAGTACGTCGGCGCCGACAAGGTCGGCGAGCGGATCGCCGCGGCGCTGCTGGCGTCGTCGGACCGGCCCGCGCTGACCTACCTCTACGACGGCGACCTCGACTGGACCGGCCACCGGTACGGCGTGCACTCGCACCAGTGGCTGCAGCAGCTGTCGATGATCGACGCCGAGGCCGAGCAGCTGCGCGAGGCGCTGCCCCCGGACGTGCGCCTGATGGTCGTGGCCGACCACGGCATGGTCGACTCGCCCCTCGACCGGCGCGTCGACGTCGACGAGCACCTCGAGCTGCGCGACGGCGTCGCCCTGCTCGGGGGCGAGGCGCGCTTCCGGCACCTCTACTGCCGGCGCGGCGCCGTCGACGACGTCGCGGCCACGTGGCGGGCCTTCCTGGGCGACCGGGCCGACGTGCTCACCCGCCAGGAGGCGATCGCCCGGGGCTGGTTCGGCCCCGTCGACGCCGGCGTGCTGCCCCGCCTGGGCGACGTGATGGTCGCCTGCCACGACGACACCGCGGTGATGTCGTCGACGGACTTCGCCTACGAGGCGACGCTCGTCGGCCTGCACGGCTCGCTGACCGCCGACGAGATGATGATCCCGCTGATCGTCGACTGA
- a CDS encoding DUF5998 family protein: protein MARSSTDHDRSLDLRHAIDRTGYYPDVVTEGVAAAIGGEQVVSYYVHHEPTFERDEVRRHLSVVVLTPSRLILAHTDEHPADDLLPEPYTSTSTEAIRLSAVKSVVVTRMIANPTSGPTPPAEAVMTIGWGGVSRIDLEPAGCNDPECEADHGYTGVLASDDFSLRVSAAADGTDAVAGLLSFAESLSARTHLS, encoded by the coding sequence ATGGCCAGAAGCTCCACCGACCACGACCGCTCGCTCGACCTCCGGCACGCGATCGACCGCACCGGCTACTACCCCGACGTCGTCACCGAGGGCGTCGCCGCGGCGATCGGCGGTGAGCAGGTGGTGTCGTACTACGTCCACCACGAGCCGACCTTCGAGCGCGACGAGGTGCGTCGCCACCTCAGCGTCGTCGTCCTGACCCCGAGCCGGCTGATCCTGGCGCACACCGACGAGCACCCGGCCGACGACCTGCTCCCGGAGCCGTACACCTCGACCTCCACCGAGGCGATCCGGCTCTCGGCCGTGAAGTCCGTGGTCGTCACCCGGATGATCGCCAACCCGACCTCCGGCCCGACCCCGCCCGCCGAGGCCGTCATGACGATCGGCTGGGGCGGCGTCAGCCGGATCGACCTCGAGCCGGCCGGCTGCAACGACCCCGAGTGCGAGGCCGACCACGGTTACACCGGCGTGCTCGCCTCCGACGACTTCTCGCTGCGGGTCTCCGCGGCCGCCGACGGCACCGACGCCGTGGCCGGGCTGCTGTCCTTCGCCGAGTCGCTCTCGGCCCGGACGCACCTCTCTTGA
- a CDS encoding sulfurtransferase gives MTGPHVSPLVSASELRSLLGSVTVLDVRYRMGGPPGAPEHAAGHVPGAVYVDLDADLAAPPGAGGRHPLPSTEVFEAAMRRVGVSGDRPVVVYDDWSAHAAGRAWWLLRFHGHPEVRVLDGGWSHWVAAGGPVETGAVDVAPGDFTAVPGGMPVVSAEDVPDVPVLVDARAAERYRGETEPVDPVAGHVPGAVNVPTSRNLTDEGLFRSPAELAEVYAGVGATPERGAAGEVAAYCGSGVTAVHDIIALELAGVRAALYPGSWSGWITDPGRPVERG, from the coding sequence ATGACCGGTCCTCACGTCTCCCCGCTCGTCTCCGCCTCCGAGCTGCGCTCGCTGCTCGGCTCCGTCACCGTGCTGGACGTCCGCTACCGGATGGGCGGGCCGCCCGGGGCGCCCGAGCACGCGGCCGGGCACGTGCCCGGGGCGGTGTACGTCGACCTGGACGCGGACCTCGCCGCGCCGCCGGGTGCCGGTGGGCGGCACCCGCTCCCGTCGACCGAGGTGTTCGAGGCCGCGATGCGCCGGGTCGGCGTGTCCGGCGACCGCCCGGTGGTGGTGTACGACGACTGGTCGGCCCACGCCGCCGGCCGGGCGTGGTGGCTGCTGCGCTTCCACGGGCACCCCGAGGTCCGGGTGCTCGACGGCGGCTGGTCGCACTGGGTGGCGGCCGGCGGACCGGTGGAGACCGGTGCGGTCGACGTCGCTCCCGGCGACTTCACGGCCGTGCCCGGCGGGATGCCCGTGGTGTCCGCCGAGGACGTGCCCGACGTGCCGGTGCTGGTCGACGCGCGGGCCGCCGAGCGCTACCGCGGCGAGACCGAGCCGGTGGACCCGGTCGCCGGCCACGTGCCCGGCGCCGTCAACGTGCCCACGTCGCGGAACTTGACCGACGAGGGGCTGTTCCGCTCACCCGCCGAGCTGGCGGAGGTGTACGCCGGGGTCGGCGCGACCCCCGAGCGGGGCGCGGCCGGCGAGGTGGCGGCGTACTGCGGGTCCGGCGTCACCGCCGTCCACGACATCATCGCGCTGGAGCTGGCGGGCGTGCGCGCCGCGCTCTACCCCGGCAGCTGGAGCGGCTGGATCACCGACCCGGGGCGGCCGGTCGAGCGCGGCTGA
- a CDS encoding thymidine kinase, which yields MAELHFFTGTMDSGKSTLALQTNHNHAARGRVGQIFTSHDRAGTATISSRLGLTHEAQEVAPEFDFWRFIVMTLTQGGRIDYLICDEAQFYTAEQIEQLAKIVDELQLDVFCFGILTDFRTRMFPGAARLVELADRMEVLQVEALCWCGKRATHNARTENGAMVVEGEVIVVGDVDDPDEAPADVAYEVLCRQHHRRRLTAARAKAVSLAPEPLPFG from the coding sequence GTGGCCGAACTGCATTTCTTCACCGGGACCATGGACTCCGGCAAGTCGACGCTGGCGCTCCAGACGAACCACAACCACGCCGCGCGCGGCCGGGTGGGGCAGATCTTCACGAGCCACGACCGGGCCGGCACCGCGACCATCTCCTCGCGCCTCGGCCTGACGCACGAGGCCCAGGAGGTCGCGCCGGAGTTCGACTTCTGGCGCTTCATCGTGATGACGCTGACCCAGGGCGGGCGGATCGACTACCTGATCTGCGACGAGGCCCAGTTCTACACCGCCGAGCAGATCGAGCAGCTGGCCAAGATCGTCGACGAGCTGCAGCTCGACGTCTTCTGCTTCGGCATCCTCACCGACTTCCGCACCCGGATGTTCCCGGGTGCCGCGCGCCTCGTCGAGCTCGCCGACCGGATGGAGGTCCTGCAGGTCGAGGCGCTGTGCTGGTGCGGCAAGCGCGCCACCCACAACGCCCGCACCGAGAACGGCGCGATGGTCGTCGAGGGCGAGGTCATCGTGGTCGGCGACGTCGACGACCCGGACGAGGCGCCGGCCGACGTGGCCTACGAGGTGCTCTGCCGCCAGCACCACCGGCGCCGCCTCACTGCGGCCCGCGCCAAGGCGGTCAGCCTCGCGCCGGAGCCGCTTCCGTTCGGCTGA
- a CDS encoding TRIC cation channel family protein has product MPTPEPSVTLVVADLVGIFVFAISGALVAVRKDLDVFGVLVLAGTTGLGGGFLRDVLIGATPPAALADWRYLLVPVAAGLLTFYFHPALGRMERTVTVFDAFGLGLFCVTGALKGLAYGLGPVPAALMGMVTGIGGGMVRDVLASRVPAIFRGELYAIPALAGAFVAVGGARLDLPVLVVAVAGAGLCTTWRLVAIWRHWQAPMPTGPASV; this is encoded by the coding sequence GTGCCGACCCCCGAGCCCTCCGTCACCCTGGTCGTCGCCGACCTGGTCGGGATCTTCGTCTTCGCCATCTCGGGAGCCCTGGTCGCGGTGCGCAAGGACCTCGACGTCTTCGGGGTGCTGGTGCTCGCCGGGACGACCGGTCTGGGCGGCGGCTTCCTGCGCGACGTGCTGATCGGCGCGACGCCGCCGGCCGCGCTGGCGGACTGGCGCTACCTGCTGGTCCCGGTCGCGGCCGGGCTGCTCACCTTCTACTTCCACCCGGCACTGGGCCGGATGGAGCGGACCGTCACGGTCTTCGACGCCTTCGGGCTCGGGCTGTTCTGCGTGACCGGGGCGCTCAAGGGCCTGGCCTACGGCCTCGGCCCGGTCCCGGCCGCCCTGATGGGGATGGTCACCGGGATCGGCGGCGGCATGGTCCGAGACGTGCTGGCCTCGCGGGTGCCGGCGATCTTCCGGGGCGAGCTCTACGCGATCCCGGCGCTGGCCGGGGCCTTCGTCGCCGTCGGCGGCGCGCGCCTCGACCTGCCGGTGCTCGTCGTCGCCGTCGCCGGTGCCGGGCTCTGCACGACCTGGCGCCTGGTCGCGATCTGGCGGCACTGGCAGGCGCCGATGCCGACCGGGCCCGCCAGCGTCTGA